The following nucleotide sequence is from Streptomyces leeuwenhoekii.
CCTGAGAACGCGTCGGCCTCCCGGGGCGGGGCCGCGGCATCCACCCCCGGAAGCCGGCCGTCCTGCTGCCGGTACCCGGGCCGTCCGCCGTGGCCGCCGACCGCCCCGCCCCCGCGCGCACCCGCAACGGCACCCGTCCACCTGTCCGCCCACGCTCCCACCCACCCGCAAGGAGACCCCCGCATGCCCACCGCCGACCTGATCCTCACCGGCGCCCGCGTCCGCACCCTCGACCCGCGGCTCCCACGGGCCTCCGCGGTCGCCGTGCGCGACGGGCTGATCGCCGCCGTCGGCGACGAGGCCGACGTACGCGACTGGCGCGGGCCCGGCACCGAGGTCGTGGACCTGGCCGGTGCCGGCCTGGTGCCGGGCCTGGTCGACGGTCACAGCCACCCGGTGTGGGGCCTGGAGATGGCCACCGGGCTCGACCTGTCCGAGGTCCGCGACCTGGACGGGCTGCGCGCCCGGCTCACCGCGGCCGAGCGGACCGGCGGATGGGTCGTGGGCTTCGGCCTGGACCACAACGTGTTCGGCGGGCGTCCCATCGACCGCGCGCTGATCGAGGACGTCCTGCACGGCGCCCCGGCCTTCCTGCGTCTGTACGACGGGCACTCGGCCCTCGTCACCGGCGCCGCACTGCGGGCGGCCGGCGTCACCGGTCCCCGCACGTTCGCGCAGCGCTCCCACCTCGCCGTCGACGCCGACGGGCGGCTGACCGGGCATCTGGTCGAGCACGCCGCCATGGACCTGGTCGCCACGGTGATGCCCCGGCCGACGTACGCCGAACGGCGCGCGCGGCTGGTGGAGTTGCTGTCCGCCATGGCCGCCACGGGACTGACCGGCGCCCATGTGATGGACCTCGGCGACCTCGATCTGGTCGGCTCCGTGGCCGAGGAGACCGTCCTGCCGCTGCGGCTGCGCTTCGCGCCCTGGTGCATGCCCGGCGACGACGAGGCGGCCCTGGACGAACTCGTCGCGCTGCAGAGCCGTGCCGGGCGGCACTGGCGGGTCGGCGGGGTGAAGTTCTTCATGGACGGCACCGTCGAGGGCGGCACGGCCTGGCTGGAGCACCCGGACTGCCACGGGCAGGGCACCGAGGCGTTCTGGCCCGACCCGTCCGCGTACAGCGACGCCGTGCGCCGTCTGCACCGGGCCGGGGTGCGGACGGCGACCCACGCCATCGGCGACGCGGCCGTACGCCATGTCCTCGACACGGTGGAGGCGCTCGGCGCGGAAGCCCGATTCGCGCACCGGGTGGAGCACATCGAGTCGGTGCCCGACGACACCCTCGCCCGGTTCGCCCGCCTCGGCGTCATCGCCTCCATGCAGCCCCCGCACACCGGTTACACCCGTGCCGACCACTCCGACGAGTGGTCGCAGCGGCTGGGGGAGGACCGTGCCGGACGGGCCTGGCGCCTGCGGGACCTGCGGGAGGCCGGTGCGGTCGTCGCGCTCGGCTCGGACTGGCCGATCGCCCACTACGACGTCCGCGCCGTGCTGGCCACCGCGCGGGCGCCCCGGGGCGCGGCCTCGGCGCGGGAGGGCCTGACGGGTCTGCAGGCCCTGGAGGGCTGCACCACCCACGCGGCCGTCGCCGCCGGGGAGGCGGACGTCGCCGGCCGTATCGCGGTGGGCTGCCGGGCGGACCTGACCGCCCTGGGCGTCGACCCCGTCGACGCGCCCGCCGACGAGGTCGCCGAGGCGCCGGTGCGGCTCACCGTGACCGGCGGGCACGTCGTGCACCGGGAGGTGTGACACCTTCGATCACCTTCGGCGGCCGCCCCCACGGCCGTACGACGAGCGTACGCCGCGGCCTTCGTCCGCCCCGGCTGCCCGTTCCGGTGTGCTGCCGGGCCGACCGACCCGGTGCGCGTCAGGGAGTGGAGAGCCGGCCGTCGCCGTGCCGTCCGCCGTCCGCCTCACCGCGTACGCACGCCTCGTACGCCGCCCGGTGCACCGCGCGGGCGATACGGGCTCCCCACACCGACCGGGGCCCGGCGAACGGCTCGGCGGCCCGGCCGGGGACGGGCCGGGCGGCGGCGACGCAGACCGCGTCGGTGGGCGTGCCGGAGGCGTCGATCCCGGCGTCCCGCAGCGCCTGCACCTTCGCCTCGGTGACGGTGGCGACGGCGTTGACGAGAGCGGCGTCGCCCAGGGGCACGGGAACCGACACGACGATGTTGACGGTGCCGGCCGGGGACGGCCCCGGGCGGCCGGGAGCGGGTGTCGCGGCCCAGCCGCGCACCCCGAGACCCGCCGTGACCAGGGCCACCACGCCGCCGTCGGCCGCGCAGCCCCGGTCCGCCACCCGGGCGGCCGTCATCAGCCCGACACCGTCCCCGCGCACGCCGAGCGAGGCCGCCATCGCGGCCAGGTGCGCCGCGGGGTCGCGGCGCGGATAGCCCGGCGGAACCTGGGCGTTGAGCACCCACTCCC
It contains:
- a CDS encoding amidohydrolase; this translates as MPTADLILTGARVRTLDPRLPRASAVAVRDGLIAAVGDEADVRDWRGPGTEVVDLAGAGLVPGLVDGHSHPVWGLEMATGLDLSEVRDLDGLRARLTAAERTGGWVVGFGLDHNVFGGRPIDRALIEDVLHGAPAFLRLYDGHSALVTGAALRAAGVTGPRTFAQRSHLAVDADGRLTGHLVEHAAMDLVATVMPRPTYAERRARLVELLSAMAATGLTGAHVMDLGDLDLVGSVAEETVLPLRLRFAPWCMPGDDEAALDELVALQSRAGRHWRVGGVKFFMDGTVEGGTAWLEHPDCHGQGTEAFWPDPSAYSDAVRRLHRAGVRTATHAIGDAAVRHVLDTVEALGAEARFAHRVEHIESVPDDTLARFARLGVIASMQPPHTGYTRADHSDEWSQRLGEDRAGRAWRLRDLREAGAVVALGSDWPIAHYDVRAVLATARAPRGAASAREGLTGLQALEGCTTHAAVAAGEADVAGRIAVGCRADLTALGVDPVDAPADEVAEAPVRLTVTGGHVVHREV
- a CDS encoding adenosylcobinamide amidohydrolase, which codes for MPAVAPVTPTGLPERPDLSRLAALDGLPLLSRAEDGATWPMLLWVPGESMRMISTAVLGGGLAEREWVLNAQVPPGYPRRDPAAHLAAMAASLGVRGDGVGLMTAARVADRGCAADGGVVALVTAGLGVRGWAATPAPGRPGPSPAGTVNIVVSVPVPLGDAALVNAVATVTEAKVQALRDAGIDASGTPTDAVCVAAARPVPGRAAEPFAGPRSVWGARIARAVHRAAYEACVRGEADGGRHGDGRLSTP